The segment CTAAAATGAGACGTAAAGGCCACAAAACGTTAACTTTAGGAGGCTGTTACAACTACTGCCTTCTCTCGGCTAGCTTTATACTCCTCTAATCTCTCCATCATTTTTTTCACAGCCAATGATAACTGGTCTTTATGATATTTCCTAACGTGCTCTTCCGTGTCTTCTCTTGCCACGACCGTATTGCATAGCTCACACGTGTAGACTCCGTTTTCGTTCCTCTCTACAATAGGTTCTATGCCTTCCGCAAGATACTGGAGGATAGGTATCACTTTCTTAGCTCTAATCTCGCTTCCACTTTTCTCAATGATGCGTTGAGCGTAACCTCTAAGTTGGTGTTTTGAGATGTTGTATTTATGGGCGACAATAGCCGGCCCCTCACCTTCAACAAGGTACTCCTCTAAGGCGTCTAGTAGGTAGTCGCCTCCTCCTAGTATCTTCAAAGAGACATAATTTACGAGAGATTTTATATCAACTGGCTTCATACTTAGCCACTAGAAAGTGCTTTAACATTCAGAGTTTAAAAGGAATTGATAAAATTCTATAAATAAAGAAACTGGGACTTGTACGTGTGAACTTTGATTTTCCCAGTCTCACTTTCTACTTTACCTATGATCTGGGCAGGACAATACGGGTTGGTGCGACGAAGTATTTCCTCTACGTTATCCTTTTCAGCGAATAATACCATGCCGACACCCATATTAAACACTCTGTACATTTCATCGTGAGGAACTCCTGCCTCCTCTACTGCCTTAAAGATGGGAGGGGGCTCTGGGAGGTGAAGATCTAGGGAATAATTAGTTATCCTCCTAAGCTTTGAGAAGGATCCTCCCGTGATGTGGCCTGCCGCCTTTATCAGATCCAAAACTTCCAATAAGGGCTTCACATAGATCCTGGTTGGCTTGAGTAATTCGGCCTCCCAATCCTCCCAAGATAACCTGTTTTGGTCAAGGAGTCTTCTGATTAGCGTGAAACCGTTAGCGTGAACTCCATTACTTGATAGGCCGATTATTACGTCTCCCGGAACCACGTTGTTTCCTGTTTTTAACTCCTCTACGACCCCTATTGCCGTACACGATAGATCGAAACCGTTAACAACGTCTTTCATAACAGCCGTCTCACCTCCTACAACGTCAATTTCAGCCTCTTTCGCTCCCTCTACTATGCCCTGAATGACACCAGATACGATCTTTTCAGAAGGTTCCTCTAAGGCAATGTAATCGACGAGAGCTTGAGGTATAGCTCCTATACTAATCAGGTCGTTGACGTTCATCGCTACACAATCTACGCCAACCTCCTTATACCTCCCTGCCTTCTTAGCTAGTAGGGTCTTAGTTCCCACACCGTCGACGTGAATAGCTATCTTCATACCGTTTAGCTCAATCACGCCTGAATAGTGTCCCGCACCCAGTATTGTCCTCTTGTAGGTTGATGTTATTATAGATGCTTCAATGGAGTGAAGTTCCTTTATCTTATCAAGGTCCACTCCTGATTTTTTGTATTCGGTCACCATAGACCACCATTAGGAGACCAATCCGCGGAGGATCCCAACGATGAGTTCTTAGCTCTATTGACGTAAGAGTATCTGACTATCTCAGCCTTTTCTATCTGCTCACTTAATCTCCTCCCTATATCTGTCCTATAAACTAGTTCCGTGTTAGCGCTAATCATGTTAATGCACTGGTCTATAGTACGAGATATCTCGTCAAAATTCCCTAAGGCTACAACTTCAAGGCTTCTGGATCCCTTAGTTATGAGCCTTCCTCCTTCATAAGCTACAGATCCGAAATAAACTTTACATCCCTTTTCCCTCAACGCGTTTAGGTCCAGCTCTAAAATCTTTCCAGAAGCAAGATCTCTCCTTAAGGGATATCCTAACGGTGCTACGGCCCTAACTATCGATGGTTCGTCCCTTACCTCTAGCTTAGCTTTAGATAGCTTCTCCTCAGCCGCCAATTGTAAGATGTGACCGAAGTCGGATGTTACTCTAGGGATAATGGCAGAGGTCTCTGGGTCCCCCAACCGGGAGTAGAACTCTATCACTGTAGGCCCCCAGAGATCTGTTAGCATCATTTGTCCTGATATGAACCCTCTGTATTTCTCACCAGTTTCGCTTTCTATAGCTTTCGCCGTCTCTTGTATGATCCCTAACGTTTTCTCGTACTCCTCCTGGGTGATGAAAGGTAGCAGGTTCTTAGGTCCGGATATAGACCCCATCCCTCCGGTTTCAGGTCCTATACCGTCCTGGTAAGCGTGTTTGTAGTCCTGAGCAAGTGGTAATGGGAGATAAGTGTGACCGTCTGTTAGTACATGAAGCGTGTACTCAGGGCCGTCTACTCTCTCCTCTATAATGATCTTAATATCGTTCCTAACTAGGGAACCTATCTCATCCACGCTTTTGCTTAGTGCCCTTCTCTTCTCCTTGCTTAGATATGCCTGAATGTCAGCAACGACCTTGACCCCTTTGCCCCCTACCTGTTCTGCCGGTTTTACTGCCACAGACCCACCGTACTCCATTAAAAATTTAGAGGCCTCCTCCAAACTTGAGAAGCTTCTATATCTAAGTCTTCCATCGATCTTATACTTCCACATCAAATGCCTCATCCATACCTTAGATCTCTCTATCTCAGCTCCCTTGACTCCCGGACCAACAACAGGTATACCGTTTAGCCTGAACTCATCCGCCGCCCCGTGAAACAGAGGATCCTCAGGGCCTACTACACCAAAATCTGGGTTGACCTTATTGATGGCTGACCTCACTTCTTCCCTCGAGTTTATATTGCCTAGAATGTATTCCCCGCCTGTCCTAATAACCGAGTCTCTAATTCCTGGGTTTATGTACGAAGAGAGGGCGAAAACCCTGTAACCTTCTGAGGAGTTAGCCAAGGCCTCAGACAAAGCGTGTTCTCTAGCTCCCTCACCTATGATGAGTACTTTCATTCATATCACCTTTGGGTACCTCCTTGTCATACATCCCGTGCATAAGCTACGACTTGATATTGCCTTGAACAGACCATCCAAACTTAGCCAGTGAATGGAATCCGCTCCGAGAACCTTGGCTACCTCCGCCTCGCTCAGGTTAGCGGCAATTAGTTCCTTATCTTCCGGAACTTCAATACCGTAGGGACAATAGGATACTAATTTTGGGCTGCCTATTAGTACGTGAACCTCTTTGGCTCCTAAGCGTCTGAGACTCATGATCGTGTTCTTAATAGTCGTTCCGGTTACCATCGAATCGTCTATTAACACTATCTTTTTCCCCAAAACCGCGCTCTTAATTGGGTTTAGCTTAAGTTGGACGCCTATAACCTTCAGGAAGCTATCTGACGCCAACATGGTCCTTATAGGACTTCCGGTTCTCGTAAATCCTAAGTCGAA is part of the Metallosphaera cuprina Ar-4 genome and harbors:
- the purM gene encoding phosphoribosylformylglycinamidine cyclo-ligase, whose protein sequence is MVTEYKKSGVDLDKIKELHSIEASIITSTYKRTILGAGHYSGVIELNGMKIAIHVDGVGTKTLLAKKAGRYKEVGVDCVAMNVNDLISIGAIPQALVDYIALEEPSEKIVSGVIQGIVEGAKEAEIDVVGGETAVMKDVVNGFDLSCTAIGVVEELKTGNNVVPGDVIIGLSSNGVHANGFTLIRRLLDQNRLSWEDWEAELLKPTRIYVKPLLEVLDLIKAAGHITGGSFSKLRRITNYSLDLHLPEPPPIFKAVEEAGVPHDEMYRVFNMGVGMVLFAEKDNVEEILRRTNPYCPAQIIGKVESETGKIKVHTYKSQFLYL
- the purD gene encoding phosphoribosylamine--glycine ligase, translating into MKVLIIGEGAREHALSEALANSSEGYRVFALSSYINPGIRDSVIRTGGEYILGNINSREEVRSAINKVNPDFGVVGPEDPLFHGAADEFRLNGIPVVGPGVKGAEIERSKVWMRHLMWKYKIDGRLRYRSFSSLEEASKFLMEYGGSVAVKPAEQVGGKGVKVVADIQAYLSKEKRRALSKSVDEIGSLVRNDIKIIIEERVDGPEYTLHVLTDGHTYLPLPLAQDYKHAYQDGIGPETGGMGSISGPKNLLPFITQEEYEKTLGIIQETAKAIESETGEKYRGFISGQMMLTDLWGPTVIEFYSRLGDPETSAIIPRVTSDFGHILQLAAEEKLSKAKLEVRDEPSIVRAVAPLGYPLRRDLASGKILELDLNALREKGCKVYFGSVAYEGGRLITKGSRSLEVVALGNFDEISRTIDQCINMISANTELVYRTDIGRRLSEQIEKAEIVRYSYVNRAKNSSLGSSADWSPNGGLW